The Puntigrus tetrazona isolate hp1 chromosome 3, ASM1883169v1, whole genome shotgun sequence genome contains a region encoding:
- the sgsm3 gene encoding small G protein signaling modulator 3 isoform X2 produces MSSNYTPAPGGPFSALTPSMWPQDILAKYCQKDPNMESERQYDEFGFRIDSEDGVETSKWQRGEGAPQREDPQQRLRWQAHLEFTHNHTVGDLTWDKISPSLARSDRLRTLVLGGIPHSMRPQLWMRLSGALQKKRTSEISYREIVKNSSNDDTTAAKQIEKDLLRTMPTNACFSTMSSVGVPKLRRVLRGLAWLYPDIGYCQGTGMVVSCLLLFLEEEDALWMMCALIEDLLPPSYFSSTLLGVQTDQRVLRQLIVQYLPSLDQLLQEHDIELSLITLHWFLTAFASVVDIRILLRIWDLLFYEGSVVLFQVTLGMLKIKEEELVSSENSASIFNTLSDLPSQLEDGAAVLGEAVRLAGSLSQESLDTHRHKHLAYILAEQAQLNSGNSHSLHTNLNKVVRRQSLRRKSTLSSLLWGEDEVEALKAKNIKQTELVAALREAINRTAEHFHCLDPRNCSTDLTPDYSMESHQRDHENFLVVSRNRRRRAKALLDFERHDDDELGFRKNDIITIISQKDEHCWVGELNGLRGWFPAKFVEVLDERSKEYSLAGDDTVTEAVNDLVRGTLCPALKAIFQHGLKKPSILGGPCHPWLFIEEAASREVERDFNSVYSRLVLCKTYRLDEDGKVLTPEELLYRAVQSVNMSHDAAHVQMDIKFRSLICVGLNEQVLHLWLEVLCSSMSAVEKWYHPWSFLRSPGWVQIKCELRVLSKFAFSLSQDCELPTKKEEKEQRPLKEGVQDMLVKHHLFSWDIDG; encoded by the exons ATGTCAA GTAATTACACTCCAGCCCCAGGGGGCCCTTTTTCGGCCCTCACACCCAGCATGTGGCCTCAGGACATTTTGGCAAAGTACTGTCAG AAAGACCCAAATATGGAATCAGAACGGCAGTATGATGAATTTGGGTTTCGGATCGATAGTGAAG acgGGGTTGAGACAAGTAAATGGCAGCGTGGTGAAGGAGCTCCTCAGAGAGAGGACCCTCAGCAAAGACTTCGCTGGCAAGCACACCTGGAGTTCACGCACAATCACACTGTAGGAGACCTGACGTGGGACAAGATCTCCCCCTCCCTGGCTCGATCTGACCGCCTCCGGACACTGGTGCTGGGGGGCATACCACACAGCATGAGACCACAG TTGTGGATGCGTTTGTCAGGGGCCCTGCAGAAAAAGAGAACATCAGAAATTTCCTACAGGGAAATCGTCAAAAACAGCTCCAATGATGACACCACAGCAGCCAAACAG ATAGAAAAGGATCTTCTGCGGACCATGCCCACTAATGCGTGCTTCAGCACCATGTCGAGTGTGGGGGTGCCCAAGCTCAGGCGGGTCCTGAGAGGGCTGGCGTGGTTGTATCCAGACATCGGCTACTGTCAGGGCACAGGCATG GTGGTGTCCTGTCTGCTGCTCTTTCTGGAAGAGGAGGACGCTCTGTGGATGATGTGTGCTCTGATAGAGGACCTGCTGCCTCCTTCGTATTTCTCCTCCACGCTGCTGGGAGTTCAAACCGACCAGCGTGTGCTCAGACAGCTCATAGTGCAGTATCTGCCGAGCCTAGACCAGCTGCTACAAGAGCATGACATTG AGCTCTCTTTAATCACGCTGCACTGGTTCCTCACTGCTTTTGCCAGTGTGGTGGACATCCGTATCCTGCTGCGAATCTGGGACCTGCTTTTCTACGAGGGCTCAGTGGTGCTCTTCCAGGTTACGCTGGGCATGTTGAAGATCAAG GAGGAGGAACTGGTTTCATCTGAGAACTCTGCATCCATCTTTAACACCCTCTCGGACCTGCCCAGTCAATTAGAGGATGGGGCGGCAGTGCTGGGAGAGGCTGTGCGTCTGGCAGGATCTCTGTCTCAGGAAAGCCTggatacacacagacacaagcaTCTTGCCTACATCCTGGCAGAGCAGGCTCAGCTCAACTCCGGAAACTCCCATTCCCTCCACACCAACCTCAACAAG GTGGTTCGCAGACAGAGCCTGCGTAGGAAATCCACCCTGAGCTCGCTTCTCTGGGGGGAAGACGAGGTGGAGGCGCTGAAGgccaaaaacattaaacaaacgGAACTGGTGGCAGCACTGAGAGAAGCTATCAACCGGACCGCAGAGCACTTTCACTGCCTGGACCCCCGCAACTGCAGCACT gATTTGACTCCAGACTATTCTATGGAGAGTCATCAGAGGGATCACGAGAACTTCCTGGTTGTGTCTCGGAATCGTCGAAGACGAGCCAAAGCTTTGCTGGACTTTGAACGGCACGATGATGATGAACTGGGCTTTCGGAAGAATGACATCATCACA ATCATCTCACAGAAAGATGAGCACTGCTGGGTTGGAGAGCTGAACGGCCTGAGAG GCTGGTTTCCTGCAAAATTTGTGGAAGTCTTGGATGAACGAAGTAAAGAG TACTCTCTGGCTGGAGATGACACTGTAACGGAGGCAGTGAATGACTTGGTCAGAGGCACGCTGTGTCCAGCTCTTAAGGCCATCTTTCAGCATGGCCTGAAGAAGCCCTCCATACTGGGAGGACCCTGTCACCCCTGGCTTTTCATTGAGGAG GCAGCCAGCAGAGAAGTGGAAAGAGACTTCAACTCTGTCTACTCTAGACTGGTGCTCTGCAAGACATACAG GTTAGATGAAGATGGGAAGGTGCTCACACCTGAAGAGCTTCTATACAGG GCAGTGCAGTCTGTCAACATGAGCCACGACGCTGCACACGTTCAGATGGACATCAAGTTTCGCTCGCTCATCTGTGTGGGCTTAAA TGAGCAGGTGCTGCATCTGTGGCTGGAGGTCTTGTGTTCCAGTATGAGTGCTGTGGAGAAATGGTACCATCCCTGGTCCTTCCTGCGCAGTCCTGGCTGGGTTCAGATAAAGTGTGAACTCAG AGTTCTTTCAAAGTTTGCCTTCAGTCTTTCCCAAGACTGTGAGCTGCCTACCAAAAAAGAG GAGAAGGAGCAGAGGCCTCTGAAGGAGGGAGTTCAGGACATGTTGGTGAAGCATCACCTCTTCAGCTGGGATATCGATGGCTAA
- the sgsm3 gene encoding small G protein signaling modulator 3 isoform X1, with protein sequence MSTGNYTPAPGGPFSALTPSMWPQDILAKYCQKDPNMESERQYDEFGFRIDSEDGVETSKWQRGEGAPQREDPQQRLRWQAHLEFTHNHTVGDLTWDKISPSLARSDRLRTLVLGGIPHSMRPQLWMRLSGALQKKRTSEISYREIVKNSSNDDTTAAKQIEKDLLRTMPTNACFSTMSSVGVPKLRRVLRGLAWLYPDIGYCQGTGMVVSCLLLFLEEEDALWMMCALIEDLLPPSYFSSTLLGVQTDQRVLRQLIVQYLPSLDQLLQEHDIELSLITLHWFLTAFASVVDIRILLRIWDLLFYEGSVVLFQVTLGMLKIKEEELVSSENSASIFNTLSDLPSQLEDGAAVLGEAVRLAGSLSQESLDTHRHKHLAYILAEQAQLNSGNSHSLHTNLNKVVRRQSLRRKSTLSSLLWGEDEVEALKAKNIKQTELVAALREAINRTAEHFHCLDPRNCSTDLTPDYSMESHQRDHENFLVVSRNRRRRAKALLDFERHDDDELGFRKNDIITIISQKDEHCWVGELNGLRGWFPAKFVEVLDERSKEYSLAGDDTVTEAVNDLVRGTLCPALKAIFQHGLKKPSILGGPCHPWLFIEEAASREVERDFNSVYSRLVLCKTYRLDEDGKVLTPEELLYRAVQSVNMSHDAAHVQMDIKFRSLICVGLNEQVLHLWLEVLCSSMSAVEKWYHPWSFLRSPGWVQIKCELRVLSKFAFSLSQDCELPTKKEEKEQRPLKEGVQDMLVKHHLFSWDIDG encoded by the exons ATGTCAA CAGGTAATTACACTCCAGCCCCAGGGGGCCCTTTTTCGGCCCTCACACCCAGCATGTGGCCTCAGGACATTTTGGCAAAGTACTGTCAG AAAGACCCAAATATGGAATCAGAACGGCAGTATGATGAATTTGGGTTTCGGATCGATAGTGAAG acgGGGTTGAGACAAGTAAATGGCAGCGTGGTGAAGGAGCTCCTCAGAGAGAGGACCCTCAGCAAAGACTTCGCTGGCAAGCACACCTGGAGTTCACGCACAATCACACTGTAGGAGACCTGACGTGGGACAAGATCTCCCCCTCCCTGGCTCGATCTGACCGCCTCCGGACACTGGTGCTGGGGGGCATACCACACAGCATGAGACCACAG TTGTGGATGCGTTTGTCAGGGGCCCTGCAGAAAAAGAGAACATCAGAAATTTCCTACAGGGAAATCGTCAAAAACAGCTCCAATGATGACACCACAGCAGCCAAACAG ATAGAAAAGGATCTTCTGCGGACCATGCCCACTAATGCGTGCTTCAGCACCATGTCGAGTGTGGGGGTGCCCAAGCTCAGGCGGGTCCTGAGAGGGCTGGCGTGGTTGTATCCAGACATCGGCTACTGTCAGGGCACAGGCATG GTGGTGTCCTGTCTGCTGCTCTTTCTGGAAGAGGAGGACGCTCTGTGGATGATGTGTGCTCTGATAGAGGACCTGCTGCCTCCTTCGTATTTCTCCTCCACGCTGCTGGGAGTTCAAACCGACCAGCGTGTGCTCAGACAGCTCATAGTGCAGTATCTGCCGAGCCTAGACCAGCTGCTACAAGAGCATGACATTG AGCTCTCTTTAATCACGCTGCACTGGTTCCTCACTGCTTTTGCCAGTGTGGTGGACATCCGTATCCTGCTGCGAATCTGGGACCTGCTTTTCTACGAGGGCTCAGTGGTGCTCTTCCAGGTTACGCTGGGCATGTTGAAGATCAAG GAGGAGGAACTGGTTTCATCTGAGAACTCTGCATCCATCTTTAACACCCTCTCGGACCTGCCCAGTCAATTAGAGGATGGGGCGGCAGTGCTGGGAGAGGCTGTGCGTCTGGCAGGATCTCTGTCTCAGGAAAGCCTggatacacacagacacaagcaTCTTGCCTACATCCTGGCAGAGCAGGCTCAGCTCAACTCCGGAAACTCCCATTCCCTCCACACCAACCTCAACAAG GTGGTTCGCAGACAGAGCCTGCGTAGGAAATCCACCCTGAGCTCGCTTCTCTGGGGGGAAGACGAGGTGGAGGCGCTGAAGgccaaaaacattaaacaaacgGAACTGGTGGCAGCACTGAGAGAAGCTATCAACCGGACCGCAGAGCACTTTCACTGCCTGGACCCCCGCAACTGCAGCACT gATTTGACTCCAGACTATTCTATGGAGAGTCATCAGAGGGATCACGAGAACTTCCTGGTTGTGTCTCGGAATCGTCGAAGACGAGCCAAAGCTTTGCTGGACTTTGAACGGCACGATGATGATGAACTGGGCTTTCGGAAGAATGACATCATCACA ATCATCTCACAGAAAGATGAGCACTGCTGGGTTGGAGAGCTGAACGGCCTGAGAG GCTGGTTTCCTGCAAAATTTGTGGAAGTCTTGGATGAACGAAGTAAAGAG TACTCTCTGGCTGGAGATGACACTGTAACGGAGGCAGTGAATGACTTGGTCAGAGGCACGCTGTGTCCAGCTCTTAAGGCCATCTTTCAGCATGGCCTGAAGAAGCCCTCCATACTGGGAGGACCCTGTCACCCCTGGCTTTTCATTGAGGAG GCAGCCAGCAGAGAAGTGGAAAGAGACTTCAACTCTGTCTACTCTAGACTGGTGCTCTGCAAGACATACAG GTTAGATGAAGATGGGAAGGTGCTCACACCTGAAGAGCTTCTATACAGG GCAGTGCAGTCTGTCAACATGAGCCACGACGCTGCACACGTTCAGATGGACATCAAGTTTCGCTCGCTCATCTGTGTGGGCTTAAA TGAGCAGGTGCTGCATCTGTGGCTGGAGGTCTTGTGTTCCAGTATGAGTGCTGTGGAGAAATGGTACCATCCCTGGTCCTTCCTGCGCAGTCCTGGCTGGGTTCAGATAAAGTGTGAACTCAG AGTTCTTTCAAAGTTTGCCTTCAGTCTTTCCCAAGACTGTGAGCTGCCTACCAAAAAAGAG GAGAAGGAGCAGAGGCCTCTGAAGGAGGGAGTTCAGGACATGTTGGTGAAGCATCACCTCTTCAGCTGGGATATCGATGGCTAA
- the sgsm3 gene encoding small G protein signaling modulator 3 isoform X3, with protein MSTGNYTPAPGGPFSALTPSMWPQDILAKYCQKDPNMESERQYDEFGFRIDSEDGVETSKWQRGEGAPQREDPQQRLRWQAHLEFTHNHTVGDLTWDKISPSLARSDRLRTLVLGGIPHSMRPQLWMRLSGALQKKRTSEISYREIVKNSSNDDTTAAKQIEKDLLRTMPTNACFSTMSSVGVPKLRRVLRGLAWLYPDIGYCQGTGMVVSCLLLFLEEEDALWMMCALIEDLLPPSYFSSTLLGVQTDQRVLRQLIVQYLPSLDQLLQEHDIELSLITLHWFLTAFASVVDIRILLRIWDLLFYEGSVVLFQVTLGMLKIKEEELVSSENSASIFNTLSDLPSQLEDGAAVLGEAVRLAGSLSQESLDTHRHKHLAYILAEQAQLNSGNSHSLHTNLNKVVRRQSLRRKSTLSSLLWGEDEVEALKAKNIKQTELVAALREAINRTAEHFHCLDPRNCSTDLTPDYSMESHQRDHENFLVVSRNRRRRAKALLDFERHDDDELGFRKNDIITIISQKDEHCWVGELNGLRGWFPAKFVEVLDERSKEYSLAGDDTVTEAVNDLVRGTLCPALKAIFQHGLKKPSILGGPCHPWLFIEEAASREVERDFNSVYSRLVLCKTYRLDEDGKVLTPEELLYRAVQSVNMSHDAAHVQMDIKFRSLICVGLNEQVLHLWLEVLCSSMSAVEKWYHPWSFLRSPGWVQIKCELRVLSKFAFSLSQDCELPTKKEKSPVLKSEVVDVLVQHHLFSWDL; from the exons ATGTCAA CAGGTAATTACACTCCAGCCCCAGGGGGCCCTTTTTCGGCCCTCACACCCAGCATGTGGCCTCAGGACATTTTGGCAAAGTACTGTCAG AAAGACCCAAATATGGAATCAGAACGGCAGTATGATGAATTTGGGTTTCGGATCGATAGTGAAG acgGGGTTGAGACAAGTAAATGGCAGCGTGGTGAAGGAGCTCCTCAGAGAGAGGACCCTCAGCAAAGACTTCGCTGGCAAGCACACCTGGAGTTCACGCACAATCACACTGTAGGAGACCTGACGTGGGACAAGATCTCCCCCTCCCTGGCTCGATCTGACCGCCTCCGGACACTGGTGCTGGGGGGCATACCACACAGCATGAGACCACAG TTGTGGATGCGTTTGTCAGGGGCCCTGCAGAAAAAGAGAACATCAGAAATTTCCTACAGGGAAATCGTCAAAAACAGCTCCAATGATGACACCACAGCAGCCAAACAG ATAGAAAAGGATCTTCTGCGGACCATGCCCACTAATGCGTGCTTCAGCACCATGTCGAGTGTGGGGGTGCCCAAGCTCAGGCGGGTCCTGAGAGGGCTGGCGTGGTTGTATCCAGACATCGGCTACTGTCAGGGCACAGGCATG GTGGTGTCCTGTCTGCTGCTCTTTCTGGAAGAGGAGGACGCTCTGTGGATGATGTGTGCTCTGATAGAGGACCTGCTGCCTCCTTCGTATTTCTCCTCCACGCTGCTGGGAGTTCAAACCGACCAGCGTGTGCTCAGACAGCTCATAGTGCAGTATCTGCCGAGCCTAGACCAGCTGCTACAAGAGCATGACATTG AGCTCTCTTTAATCACGCTGCACTGGTTCCTCACTGCTTTTGCCAGTGTGGTGGACATCCGTATCCTGCTGCGAATCTGGGACCTGCTTTTCTACGAGGGCTCAGTGGTGCTCTTCCAGGTTACGCTGGGCATGTTGAAGATCAAG GAGGAGGAACTGGTTTCATCTGAGAACTCTGCATCCATCTTTAACACCCTCTCGGACCTGCCCAGTCAATTAGAGGATGGGGCGGCAGTGCTGGGAGAGGCTGTGCGTCTGGCAGGATCTCTGTCTCAGGAAAGCCTggatacacacagacacaagcaTCTTGCCTACATCCTGGCAGAGCAGGCTCAGCTCAACTCCGGAAACTCCCATTCCCTCCACACCAACCTCAACAAG GTGGTTCGCAGACAGAGCCTGCGTAGGAAATCCACCCTGAGCTCGCTTCTCTGGGGGGAAGACGAGGTGGAGGCGCTGAAGgccaaaaacattaaacaaacgGAACTGGTGGCAGCACTGAGAGAAGCTATCAACCGGACCGCAGAGCACTTTCACTGCCTGGACCCCCGCAACTGCAGCACT gATTTGACTCCAGACTATTCTATGGAGAGTCATCAGAGGGATCACGAGAACTTCCTGGTTGTGTCTCGGAATCGTCGAAGACGAGCCAAAGCTTTGCTGGACTTTGAACGGCACGATGATGATGAACTGGGCTTTCGGAAGAATGACATCATCACA ATCATCTCACAGAAAGATGAGCACTGCTGGGTTGGAGAGCTGAACGGCCTGAGAG GCTGGTTTCCTGCAAAATTTGTGGAAGTCTTGGATGAACGAAGTAAAGAG TACTCTCTGGCTGGAGATGACACTGTAACGGAGGCAGTGAATGACTTGGTCAGAGGCACGCTGTGTCCAGCTCTTAAGGCCATCTTTCAGCATGGCCTGAAGAAGCCCTCCATACTGGGAGGACCCTGTCACCCCTGGCTTTTCATTGAGGAG GCAGCCAGCAGAGAAGTGGAAAGAGACTTCAACTCTGTCTACTCTAGACTGGTGCTCTGCAAGACATACAG GTTAGATGAAGATGGGAAGGTGCTCACACCTGAAGAGCTTCTATACAGG GCAGTGCAGTCTGTCAACATGAGCCACGACGCTGCACACGTTCAGATGGACATCAAGTTTCGCTCGCTCATCTGTGTGGGCTTAAA TGAGCAGGTGCTGCATCTGTGGCTGGAGGTCTTGTGTTCCAGTATGAGTGCTGTGGAGAAATGGTACCATCCCTGGTCCTTCCTGCGCAGTCCTGGCTGGGTTCAGATAAAGTGTGAACTCAG AGTTCTTTCAAAGTTTGCCTTCAGTCTTTCCCAAGACTGTGAGCTGCCTACCAAAAAAGAG AAGTCTCCTGTTCTCAAATCAGAAGTGGTGGATGTCTTGGTGCAACATCACCTTTTTAGTTGGGACCTCTAG